In Pedobacter sp. W3I1, one DNA window encodes the following:
- a CDS encoding type IX secretion system membrane protein PorP/SprF has protein sequence MKAITKNIKQMRRVTFLFAASTLFLSTAKAQILPLNAQYFQNRYLVNPSMAGITEGFNINGSFRKQWSNIPGAPITQSVTLDQQLNKVGWGVNIYNEKSGGIQRTKAVGTFAYHLPLNNDDQKLNFGISFGASQDKLDLSSVRNSDINDPSIARFNDRGYYLDGDFGISYTSKGLTVEGAVPNMRSVFRKDDLNFADKPTFYSAVSYKFMLGSGINGISLEPKGVFRGIKNYENLWDAGLNANFANDKLYVMAMYHNTQNATIGFGMNYKSTLYFMAYYNTATSAISGYTDGDFEVNIRVNIGKKP, from the coding sequence ATGAAAGCAATTACCAAAAACATAAAGCAAATGCGTCGCGTAACGTTTCTATTTGCTGCCAGCACCTTATTTTTGAGCACCGCGAAGGCACAGATCCTTCCGCTCAATGCACAATATTTCCAGAACCGTTACCTGGTTAACCCATCAATGGCGGGTATTACCGAAGGGTTTAATATCAACGGCAGTTTCCGTAAACAATGGTCGAACATTCCAGGTGCTCCCATTACCCAGAGTGTAACTTTAGATCAACAGCTAAACAAAGTGGGCTGGGGTGTGAACATTTACAATGAGAAATCGGGCGGGATCCAGCGCACCAAAGCCGTTGGAACCTTCGCTTACCATCTTCCGCTAAACAACGACGACCAGAAATTAAACTTCGGAATCTCTTTTGGCGCCAGTCAGGATAAACTGGATTTAAGCAGTGTAAGAAACAGCGATATTAACGATCCATCCATCGCCCGTTTTAACGACAGGGGTTATTATTTGGATGGCGATTTTGGGATCTCTTATACCTCTAAAGGTTTAACCGTTGAAGGTGCCGTTCCGAATATGCGCTCTGTTTTTAGAAAAGATGATTTAAACTTCGCCGATAAGCCAACGTTTTATTCGGCGGTGAGTTATAAATTCATGCTGGGATCAGGCATTAACGGCATCAGCCTGGAGCCTAAAGGTGTTTTCAGGGGCATTAAAAATTACGAAAATTTATGGGATGCCGGTTTGAATGCAAATTTCGCCAACGATAAATTATACGTGATGGCCATGTACCACAATACGCAAAACGCTACGATTGGTTTTGGCATGAACTACAAATCTACCTTATATTTCATGGCTTATTATAATACCGCAACCTCGGCCATCAGTGGTTACACCGACGGCGATTTTGAGGTAAATATCAGGGTGAATATTGGCAAGAAGCCTTAA
- the nhaA gene encoding Na+/H+ antiporter NhaA has protein sequence MAKLINLEVFQRFFRSGQVGGFLLLICVAISLLIANTASKESFEFFLATKIGFGPVNYSILAWINDALMAIFFLLVGLEIKRELVEGELSSMKSAALPVIAALGGMLVPALIYALFNKGEASASGWGIPMATDIAFALAIIAMLGKSVPTSLKIFLAALAIVDDLGAILVIAIFYTHQIHFEYLAMAGGILLLLVLMNYFGVTKLVFYLVPGIFLWYFIHHSGIHATIAGVLLAFTIPTNETDEESPLEKLEHFLTTPVNYIIMPIFALANTNITFQKEMLAGLVSPLGLGIIVGLFAGKTIGVTFFSWLAVKLKWANLPTGAGWKHVLGLGMLAGIGFTMSIFIALLSFSDALHVSEAKFAILTASILSGVVGFVFLKSVKKV, from the coding sequence ATGGCTAAATTAATCAATCTGGAAGTATTTCAGCGTTTCTTTCGCTCGGGGCAAGTAGGTGGTTTTTTATTGTTAATCTGCGTGGCCATTTCCTTACTCATCGCCAATACTGCTTCAAAAGAAAGTTTCGAATTTTTTTTAGCAACAAAAATCGGCTTTGGCCCTGTAAACTACAGCATCCTGGCGTGGATAAACGATGCCTTAATGGCGATCTTCTTTTTACTGGTCGGCCTTGAAATTAAACGCGAACTCGTAGAAGGCGAATTATCTTCTATGAAGAGTGCGGCCTTACCCGTAATTGCAGCGCTCGGCGGAATGCTTGTACCGGCCTTAATATATGCACTCTTTAATAAAGGCGAAGCCTCCGCATCAGGCTGGGGCATCCCTATGGCAACTGATATTGCCTTTGCCCTCGCCATCATTGCCATGCTCGGTAAAAGCGTCCCCACCAGTTTAAAAATATTCCTGGCCGCTTTAGCTATTGTCGACGATCTTGGCGCCATTCTGGTGATCGCGATCTTTTATACCCACCAGATCCATTTCGAATACCTGGCCATGGCAGGAGGCATTTTGCTGCTCTTAGTCCTGATGAACTATTTCGGCGTAACCAAACTGGTTTTTTACCTGGTCCCCGGTATATTCCTGTGGTATTTCATTCACCACTCGGGTATCCATGCCACCATTGCAGGGGTGCTGCTGGCTTTCACCATCCCTACCAATGAAACTGACGAAGAATCGCCTTTAGAAAAACTGGAACATTTTTTAACCACTCCGGTCAACTATATCATTATGCCCATTTTCGCCCTGGCGAATACCAATATCACTTTCCAGAAAGAAATGCTCGCTGGACTGGTTTCACCCCTGGGCCTGGGCATTATCGTAGGTTTATTTGCAGGCAAAACTATTGGCGTCACCTTTTTCAGCTGGTTAGCCGTGAAATTGAAATGGGCTAATCTCCCTACAGGTGCCGGCTGGAAACATGTATTGGGTTTAGGCATGTTGGCCGGAATCGGTTTTACCATGTCGATCTTTATCGCCCTGCTCTCTTTTAGCGATGCACTTCATGTTTCGGAAGCGAAGTTTGCAATTCTAACGGCTTCGATCCTATCAGGTGTAGTGGGTTTTGTGTTTTTGAAATCGGTGAAGAAGGTTTAG
- a CDS encoding helix-turn-helix domain-containing protein yields the protein MSKIKETSTNYANKQALADECLEVYSANIIGGQWALAICSWLMNGELRFGELKKRLPNITERMLTLQLRKLEADKIVKRTIYAEVPPRVVYELTAIGLELKPIINELEKWGVKHKNLLGE from the coding sequence ATGTCTAAAATCAAGGAAACCTCAACCAACTATGCTAACAAACAAGCTTTAGCTGATGAGTGTTTAGAAGTTTATAGTGCAAACATTATCGGCGGGCAATGGGCTTTAGCGATCTGTTCGTGGTTAATGAACGGTGAACTCAGATTTGGAGAGTTAAAAAAACGTTTGCCAAATATTACCGAGCGAATGTTAACCTTACAGCTACGTAAATTAGAAGCAGATAAAATTGTTAAGCGAACCATCTATGCCGAAGTTCCGCCGAGAGTGGTATATGAACTAACCGCAATTGGGCTTGAATTGAAGCCGATTATTAATGAACTCGAAAAGTGGGGCGTAAAACATAAAAATCTGTTAGGGGAGTAG
- a CDS encoding NAD(P)H-dependent oxidoreductase, with amino-acid sequence MKTLIVVAHPDIKSSLINKRWIEELTQYPDKYVVHQLYEAYPDEKIDVLAEQKLVELHDKIVFQFPYYWFNCPSLLKKWMDEVLTHGWAYGSKSGYKLSGKKIALAISLGVEEHELRPSEKYKYTLAELTRPFELSFEYVKADYQAPFAYYGMEHNTSKKWVEDSVPLYLDFLDSL; translated from the coding sequence ATGAAAACATTAATCGTTGTAGCGCATCCCGATATTAAAAGTTCCCTAATCAACAAGCGGTGGATTGAAGAATTAACTCAATACCCTGATAAATATGTAGTCCATCAACTGTATGAGGCATATCCAGATGAAAAGATTGATGTATTGGCAGAACAAAAGCTGGTTGAACTACATGATAAAATTGTATTCCAATTTCCCTATTATTGGTTCAATTGTCCCTCACTTTTAAAAAAATGGATGGATGAAGTACTCACTCATGGATGGGCATATGGTAGCAAAAGTGGTTATAAATTGTCTGGCAAGAAAATCGCCCTGGCCATTTCATTGGGCGTTGAGGAACACGAACTGCGTCCATCAGAAAAGTATAAATATACCTTAGCAGAATTAACCCGTCCGTTCGAACTTTCTTTTGAATATGTAAAAGCCGATTACCAAGCCCCATTTGCTTACTACGGAATGGAGCATAACACTTCGAAAAAATGGGTAGAAGATAGCGTTCCTTTGTATTTGGATTTTTTAGATTCGTTATAA
- a CDS encoding helix-turn-helix transcriptional regulator: protein MKKKSELTELGKYLILKSANKAEIYRKTGITESRLSLLSNDASTKLSGEELYLIALALDVEPGDMAKTIYKGVKLNTIEDQEALAAKSRKQKR from the coding sequence GTGAAAAAGAAGTCGGAGCTTACAGAACTTGGCAAATACTTAATTTTGAAATCTGCTAACAAAGCAGAAATTTATAGGAAGACAGGTATTACTGAGTCTCGCTTAAGCCTACTAAGTAATGACGCCAGCACTAAGCTTTCCGGAGAAGAACTATACTTGATAGCTCTTGCACTAGATGTTGAGCCTGGCGATATGGCCAAGACGATTTATAAAGGAGTTAAGCTAAACACTATTGAAGATCAAGAAGCATTAGCGGCTAAAAGTAGGAAACAAAAAAGATAG
- a CDS encoding DUF5655 domain-containing protein, whose amino-acid sequence MQLFKTDKQNLISLKERPFKLERDLQIVFESNLFNLTQLKLIKSEFTIKNYRIDTLAFDEEAKAFVIIEYKRTNSSSVVDQGIAYLNLMLDYKAEFIVEYNETFNQHLLRSEIDWSQTKVIFVSPGFNENQKQATNFKDLAIELWEVKQFEGDIITVNPIKKSKSAPSIKQLQGAQDTELKKVVSETKVYIEEDHLQGKSEIIKELYEDFKNAILNLAPDIDVEAKKSYIAYKRAKNIVDFEIQTKGIKLWLNAKKGSIDDPKKLTEDKSGKGHWGNGDYVISIKDTSNLEYIMFLIKQIVNKP is encoded by the coding sequence ATGCAACTCTTCAAAACCGATAAGCAAAACCTGATTTCCCTAAAGGAAAGACCATTTAAACTGGAACGAGACTTACAAATAGTTTTCGAATCCAATTTATTTAATCTAACACAATTAAAGTTAATTAAATCAGAATTTACAATAAAGAATTATCGAATAGATACGCTGGCTTTTGATGAAGAAGCTAAAGCTTTTGTTATAATAGAATACAAGAGAACTAACAGCAGTAGTGTGGTAGATCAAGGTATTGCCTATCTCAACTTAATGTTAGATTATAAAGCCGAATTTATTGTTGAATATAACGAAACTTTCAATCAGCATTTATTACGAAGCGAAATAGATTGGTCGCAAACTAAAGTAATTTTTGTATCACCTGGTTTTAATGAAAATCAGAAGCAAGCAACAAATTTTAAAGATTTAGCGATTGAACTTTGGGAGGTGAAACAATTTGAAGGTGATATTATTACCGTTAATCCTATAAAGAAAAGTAAATCGGCTCCAAGTATTAAACAGCTCCAGGGGGCTCAAGATACAGAGCTAAAAAAAGTTGTCAGTGAAACGAAGGTCTATATTGAAGAAGATCATTTACAAGGTAAGAGTGAAATTATAAAGGAGCTCTACGAAGATTTTAAAAATGCTATTTTGAATTTAGCTCCTGACATAGATGTCGAAGCGAAAAAAAGCTATATAGCATATAAACGTGCGAAAAATATTGTAGATTTTGAAATTCAAACTAAAGGAATCAAATTATGGCTAAATGCAAAAAAAGGATCAATAGATGATCCTAAAAAGCTGACAGAGGATAAATCAGGAAAAGGGCATTGGGGTAATGGCGATTATGTAATTTCTATCAAAGACACTTCAAATCTAGAATATATCATGTTCTTGATTAAACAAATAGTAAATAAGCCTTAA
- a CDS encoding type I restriction-modification system subunit M: MTALEQQQLGKTLWAIADDLRGSMNADDFRDYMLSFLFLRYLSDNYEQAAKKELGGDYPVLDVTDKRTPLAIWYEENAADVLEFEKQMRRKVHYVVEPQHLWTSISELARKQDEELLTVLQQGFKYIENESFESTFQGLFSEINLDSEKLGKNYTERNKRLCTIIQKIAEGIAKFSTNTDVLGDAYEYLIGQFAAGSGKKAGEFYTPQQLSTILSEIVTLDSQDPSLGKRKKIDKVLDFACGSGSLLLNVRRQLGAFGIGKIYGQEYNITTYNLARMNMLLHGVKDTEFAIHHGDSLANDWDILNEMNPAKKMEFDAIVANPPFSYRWEPNEVMAEDFRFKSYGLAPKSAADFAFLLHGFHFLSSNGTMAIILPHGVLFRGGAEERIRTKLLKDNNIDAVIGLPPNLFFSTGIPVCILVLKKCKKFDDVLFINASGHFEKGKRQNRLRDGKNGEPNDIQLIIDTYKGRPDKIERYARAVSMEEIAQNGYNLNISRYVNTSIDEEIVDLAEVNRQLVDIDKKITEARNRHNSFLRELGLGEI; encoded by the coding sequence ATGACAGCATTAGAACAACAACAATTAGGGAAAACGCTTTGGGCAATAGCAGATGATTTACGAGGTTCGATGAATGCGGATGATTTTCGTGATTACATGCTTTCTTTTCTTTTTTTACGTTATCTATCTGATAATTACGAACAAGCAGCTAAAAAAGAATTGGGTGGCGATTATCCTGTGCTAGATGTTACGGATAAACGGACACCATTAGCTATTTGGTATGAAGAGAATGCCGCAGATGTTTTGGAGTTTGAAAAACAAATGCGCCGTAAAGTACACTATGTTGTAGAACCACAACATTTATGGACGAGCATTTCTGAATTGGCTCGTAAACAAGACGAAGAATTACTTACTGTTTTGCAACAAGGCTTTAAGTATATTGAGAATGAATCTTTTGAAAGTACTTTTCAAGGCTTGTTTTCCGAAATCAATCTCGACTCTGAAAAGTTAGGTAAGAACTATACTGAACGAAATAAACGGCTTTGCACTATTATTCAGAAAATTGCGGAGGGAATTGCTAAATTTTCTACCAATACCGATGTTTTAGGAGATGCTTATGAGTATTTAATCGGTCAGTTTGCGGCAGGTTCTGGTAAAAAAGCCGGAGAATTTTATACACCACAACAGCTATCAACTATATTGTCTGAAATTGTCACTTTAGATAGCCAAGATCCTTCGCTAGGTAAAAGAAAGAAGATAGATAAAGTACTCGATTTTGCATGTGGTTCGGGTTCTTTGCTTTTAAACGTTCGCAGGCAGCTCGGAGCATTTGGTATCGGTAAAATCTACGGTCAGGAATATAATATTACAACCTATAACCTGGCTCGAATGAATATGCTTTTGCACGGTGTTAAAGACACGGAGTTTGCCATTCACCACGGAGATTCACTTGCCAATGATTGGGATATTTTAAATGAAATGAACCCAGCGAAGAAGATGGAGTTTGATGCTATTGTGGCTAATCCACCATTTAGTTACCGCTGGGAACCAAACGAAGTAATGGCCGAAGATTTTCGTTTCAAAAGTTATGGATTGGCACCAAAATCGGCCGCTGATTTTGCATTTTTGCTCCATGGTTTTCACTTTTTGAGTAGCAATGGTACAATGGCCATTATTTTGCCGCACGGTGTGCTTTTTCGTGGTGGGGCTGAAGAACGTATTCGCACCAAACTGTTGAAAGACAATAATATTGATGCAGTAATAGGTTTACCTCCAAACCTATTCTTTTCAACAGGCATTCCTGTATGTATTTTGGTGCTTAAAAAATGCAAAAAATTTGATGATGTATTGTTCATTAATGCGAGCGGCCATTTTGAAAAAGGTAAAAGACAAAATCGCTTACGTGACGGAAAAAATGGTGAGCCAAATGATATTCAACTGATAATAGATACTTATAAAGGTAGGCCTGATAAAATCGAACGTTACGCACGTGCGGTATCAATGGAGGAGATAGCACAAAACGGGTATAACTTAAACATATCTCGTTATGTAAATACCTCAATTGATGAAGAAATTGTTGATTTGGCAGAGGTAAACAGGCAATTAGTTGATATTGATAAAAAAATTACAGAGGCCAGAAATCGGCATAACTCATTTTTGCGAGAGTTGGGATTAGGTGAGATTTAA
- a CDS encoding AAA family ATPase, with protein MAKKVYDYKELPKLAVRLRDDLKESDFVLLYAHNGTGKTRLSYDFKERGKKGRNKIPDTLYFNAYTEDLFSWDNDIINDTNRVLKINSASRFFSGFQQLELDNRIRPLLSRYADFDFVINYEDWQISFSRNVRVKKLEDGEMRESTEVKSNIKVSRGEENMFIWCVFLAICQLAIDGAEAYNWVKYFYIDDPISSLDDNNAIAVASDLSQLLLQAEGKIKVVISSHHILFFNVVCNEIKKKPHEKYFLYKKPDQSYSLRKTTDTPYFHHVALLSELKQATASGNIKTYHFNTLRSILEKTSSFFGFNDFGKCIYEVEDQVLFERALNLLSHGKYSIYEPVDMSEDNKELFKRILSAFLEKHQFELPELLQDNTVQKA; from the coding sequence ATGGCTAAAAAGGTTTACGATTATAAAGAACTTCCAAAACTTGCAGTTAGGTTACGTGACGATTTAAAGGAATCTGATTTTGTACTCCTCTACGCACACAATGGAACAGGCAAAACCCGCCTTTCTTATGATTTTAAAGAACGCGGTAAAAAAGGAAGAAATAAAATACCTGATACACTTTACTTTAATGCTTATACAGAAGATTTATTTAGCTGGGATAATGATATTATAAATGATACCAATAGGGTTTTAAAAATAAATTCTGCGTCCAGATTTTTCAGTGGTTTCCAACAGTTGGAACTTGATAATAGAATACGACCATTATTAAGTCGGTATGCTGATTTCGATTTCGTAATAAATTATGAAGATTGGCAGATTAGTTTTAGCAGAAATGTTCGTGTTAAAAAACTTGAAGATGGAGAAATGCGAGAGAGTACCGAAGTAAAGAGCAATATAAAAGTCTCTCGCGGGGAAGAAAATATGTTTATCTGGTGTGTGTTTTTAGCCATTTGCCAGTTGGCTATAGACGGGGCAGAAGCTTATAACTGGGTTAAATATTTTTACATTGATGATCCTATTTCTTCCTTAGATGATAATAATGCTATTGCGGTGGCCAGTGATTTATCACAATTGCTGTTACAAGCTGAAGGTAAGATAAAAGTAGTTATTTCTTCACACCATATTCTTTTTTTTAATGTAGTTTGTAACGAAATTAAAAAGAAACCACATGAAAAATATTTCCTATATAAAAAGCCCGATCAATCTTACAGCTTAAGAAAAACTACTGATACGCCGTATTTCCATCATGTAGCCTTATTAAGTGAATTAAAACAAGCAACGGCTTCCGGAAACATTAAAACGTATCATTTTAATACCCTCAGAAGTATTTTGGAAAAAACCTCATCCTTTTTTGGTTTTAACGATTTTGGAAAATGCATTTATGAAGTAGAAGATCAGGTACTCTTCGAGAGGGCACTGAATTTACTCAGCCATGGTAAGTACTCTATTTACGAGCCTGTAGATATGAGTGAAGACAATAAAGAATTATTTAAAAGGATATTAAGTGCTTTTTTAGAGAAGCATCAATTTGAATTACCAGAGTTATTACAAGATAATACAGTGCAAAAAGCATAA
- a CDS encoding restriction endonuclease subunit S yields MSKEIKGEIVPNMRFSSFDPEGWKLENLEDIYTFKVTNSFSRENLNYQEGIVKNIHYGDIHTKFSHLFNITKEKVPYINSSILIDKIPLENYCREGDMIFADASEDEKDIGKSIEIVELNGEKLLSGLHTLHARQKTNKFIIGFGGHLFISNSVRKQIQREAQGAKVLGISATRLAKIKIAYPKSKIEQQKISDCLSSLEDLITAEDQKLNALKNHKKGLMQQLFPVEGKKVPKLRFTEFKYSGDWESKRFSECIVLYRGSSPRPIQEFLTTSPDGVNWIKIGDTKNAENNIIKSVEEKITRLGAKKSRKVVSGELILANSMSFGKTYLLEIDGCIYDGWFVLREFEKYFDKKYLLQVLNSEYMQIQFTKLAAGGIVQNISSEIVYSSLLPYTTIPEQQRISGFISLVDEQISEQNKKLNKLKLHKKGLMQQLFPSID; encoded by the coding sequence ATGAGTAAAGAGATAAAAGGTGAAATTGTGCCTAATATGAGATTCTCTAGTTTTGACCCCGAAGGTTGGAAATTAGAAAATTTAGAAGATATTTATACTTTTAAAGTAACTAATTCTTTCTCTAGAGAGAATCTAAATTATCAAGAAGGTATTGTTAAAAACATTCATTACGGAGATATACATACTAAATTCTCCCACTTGTTTAATATCACAAAAGAAAAGGTTCCATATATAAATTCTTCTATTCTTATTGATAAAATTCCTCTAGAAAATTATTGCCGAGAAGGAGATATGATATTTGCAGATGCTTCTGAAGATGAAAAAGATATCGGTAAAAGTATTGAAATTGTAGAGCTTAATGGAGAAAAGCTACTCTCGGGGCTACATACATTACATGCAAGACAAAAAACAAATAAATTTATAATAGGATTTGGAGGCCATTTGTTCATTTCTAATAGTGTTAGAAAACAAATTCAGCGTGAGGCTCAAGGAGCCAAGGTACTAGGTATTTCTGCTACTCGTCTCGCTAAGATAAAAATTGCTTATCCTAAAAGTAAGATAGAACAACAAAAAATATCAGATTGCCTTTCTTCTTTAGAGGATTTAATTACTGCTGAAGATCAAAAATTAAATGCATTAAAAAATCATAAAAAAGGATTAATGCAACAATTGTTTCCTGTAGAAGGAAAGAAAGTACCCAAATTGCGTTTTACAGAATTTAAGTATAGTGGGGATTGGGAGAGTAAAAGGTTTTCGGAATGCATAGTTTTATATAGAGGTAGTTCACCACGACCGATTCAAGAGTTCTTAACGACAAGTCCAGATGGGGTGAATTGGATTAAAATTGGTGATACAAAAAATGCTGAAAATAACATTATCAAATCAGTTGAAGAGAAAATAACAAGATTAGGAGCAAAAAAGTCAAGAAAAGTTGTGTCTGGTGAGTTAATTCTTGCAAATTCAATGAGTTTTGGTAAGACTTATTTATTAGAAATTGATGGCTGTATTTATGATGGTTGGTTTGTTTTAAGAGAATTTGAAAAATATTTTGATAAGAAATATTTGTTGCAAGTTTTAAATTCAGAATACATGCAAATTCAATTCACTAAGCTAGCGGCTGGCGGTATTGTTCAAAATATTAGTAGTGAAATTGTTTATAGTTCTCTTTTGCCGTATACTACAATTCCAGAACAACAAAGAATTTCTGGTTTTATTTCATTGGTAGATGAGCAGATAAGTGAACAGAACAAGAAACTAAATAAATTAAAATTGCATAAAAAGGGTTTAATGCAACAGCTCTTCCCAAGCATTGATTAA